DNA from Algisphaera agarilytica:
GAGCGAACGGGGGCGGACCGTGTTGGTGGGCTCGGACCCGTTGCGGACCCCGATGGGGCTGAAGCGAGTGGGTTGTTGGGGGGTGGTGCTGGATGTGGTCGGCGGCGACACGTTCGATACGGCCTGGGCCGACCGGGTGGTGGACGCGTTGCGCAAAGCCGGCCCGACGCCGAATACGTTTGGGTCAAGGGTTGGTTTGATGACGGGGATCGCTCAACAGATTGGGGTGCGGTTGTCATGAGAGAACTAGACCGGACGAAGCATACGAATCTTCACCTCGCCGATCTCACGGTCGGCAGACGCGATGGGTGTGGGCCGGAACGACGGATCGCGCAAGCAACAGGATCACGGATATGAAGATTCAATACATGGCCCCCCAAGCGTTTTTCGTCGAGCGCGGCACGCCGATCTCGATCGACTACATGATGCGGTCGCTGAGCGATCTGCGTCACGAGGTCGATCTGTGTGTGTACCGCGAGGGCGAACCGCGCAGCTACGAACGCGTGTCCATCCACCGGGCCAACTACCCGGATTGGCTGGGCACCATCGGTCCGGGCTTCTCGCTGAAGAAGCTGATTGCCGACCTGTGGCTGATCAAGAAGGTTTGGAGCGTCCACCGCAAGGCCAAGCCGGACGTGATCCATGCGGGCGAAGAGATGGTCTTCGTCGCGATGCTGTTCAAGCTTTTCTACGGCACGCCGTATATCTACGACATGGACTCTTCGCTGGCCCAGCAGCTGGTCGAGAAGAAGGGTTTCCTGCGTCCGCTATCGGGCTTCTTTAATTGGTGTGAAGGCCTGGCGATACGCGGCGCGGCGGCGTGTGCCCCGGTCTGTAACGCGTTGGGCGAACTCGCCGAGGAGGCGGGGGCCAAGCGGGTGGTGGTGCTGCACGACATCTCCCAGCTCGCCGACCCCGATCGAGAAGCGACCGGCAGCCTGCGTGAAGAGCTCGATATCCCCGAGGGTCGGCCGATCCTGATGTACGTTGGGAACCTCGAGTTTTACCAAGGGGTCGATTTGCTGCTCCGTGGTTATGCCAAAGCCGTCGAGCAAGGGGTGGAGGTCGATCTGGTGATCGCCGGCGGTGTCGATGCGGACATCGACGACTACCGCGCCCGGGTCGAGACGCGGGGGCTGCGTGGGCGTGCCCACGTGATCGGGCGCTGGCCGGCGGATCGGCTCGATGAACTGCTCGCCGAGGCCGACATCCTGGCGGCGCCGCGGATCGAGGGGATCAATACCCCGCAGAAGATTTTCCCGTACATGCATTCGGGTCGGCCGGTACTAATGACCGATCTGACGACGCACAACCAGGTGGTGGATTCGAGCGTCTGCATGCTCGCCGACCCAACCCCCGAGGCGTTTGCCGAGGCGATCGGCGAGCTGGCCGCCTCCCCGGACCTGCGGGCCAAGCTCGGTGCCGCGGGGCGAGCTTTTGTCGAGGCCGATTTCACCTACAACGCCCACTGCCGTCGGATGGAGGAGCTCTACAACAACCTGGGGCCCAGCAACACCCCCCCGGAATCGGAGCCGGCCATGGACTCGTTTAAAGGGACCGCGTCGACGGATAGCGCCTGAATGGCCCGTTTGATGGAGCGGATTGACGGGTTTTTAACCCGCCGCTCGCGTGACCCGAAGGAAAGTGGTGTGGGGTGTAATTTCTCCGCGGGGGCTGCGTATCGACGGCATAAACCACCGATA
Protein-coding regions in this window:
- a CDS encoding glycosyltransferase family 4 protein yields the protein MKIQYMAPQAFFVERGTPISIDYMMRSLSDLRHEVDLCVYREGEPRSYERVSIHRANYPDWLGTIGPGFSLKKLIADLWLIKKVWSVHRKAKPDVIHAGEEMVFVAMLFKLFYGTPYIYDMDSSLAQQLVEKKGFLRPLSGFFNWCEGLAIRGAAACAPVCNALGELAEEAGAKRVVVLHDISQLADPDREATGSLREELDIPEGRPILMYVGNLEFYQGVDLLLRGYAKAVEQGVEVDLVIAGGVDADIDDYRARVETRGLRGRAHVIGRWPADRLDELLAEADILAAPRIEGINTPQKIFPYMHSGRPVLMTDLTTHNQVVDSSVCMLADPTPEAFAEAIGELAASPDLRAKLGAAGRAFVEADFTYNAHCRRMEELYNNLGPSNTPPESEPAMDSFKGTASTDSA